In a single window of the Campylobacter hyointestinalis subsp. lawsonii genome:
- a CDS encoding c-type cytochrome, whose product MSIGKIIASISGVLVVALMCYMLLSGDGSSVAKDSTPKIEKQEVKVVQKEENSFQTSDELNKIKELKQSVAPTNDGVSKLYLKSCAPCHAKDGKGVIAPSIVGKTKDELLVSLHDYKAGKMPNSLMKGLLDNISDENLTILADEISKFK is encoded by the coding sequence ATGAGCATAGGAAAAATAATAGCGTCTATTTCGGGCGTTTTGGTTGTTGCTTTGATGTGCTATATGTTACTTAGCGGTGATGGTTCATCTGTGGCAAAAGATAGCACACCTAAGATAGAAAAACAAGAGGTTAAAGTCGTACAAAAAGAGGAAAATAGCTTCCAAACAAGTGATGAGTTAAATAAGATAAAAGAGCTAAAGCAAAGTGTTGCTCCTACAAATGACGGCGTTAGTAAGCTTTATTTAAAAAGCTGTGCTCCATGCCACGCAAAAGACGGCAAAGGCGTGATCGCACCAAGTATAGTCGGTAAAACAAAAGATGAGCTACTAGTGTCGCTTCATGATTATAAAGCAGGTAAAATGCCAAATAGTTTGATGAAAGGACTTTTAGACAACATCAGCGATGAAAATTTGACTATTTTGGCTGATGAGATATCTAAATTTAAATAA
- a CDS encoding NapH/MauN family ferredoxin-type protein: MNKYNERQTVANAGFFSTFISTTRDGKKRPSIRFYRYLSMFLVHLFFVLSFVADVQVLEGDITGSRMIGFHLADPFITTEVILSRNEFPINLLIGAITILSFYVIFAGRAFCSWICPYNFFAEIAERLNAKLVKSKVIKQREFDPKIRYVFLLAFWVLSFVSGYLIFEIFNVVGIVSRFIIYGYSAAIWWVILIFLGEVFFSRRFWCRYVCPVGTFYSILSKFRAIKISWNKEKCDHCAVCMDVCIVPKVLEMTKAKNKDANGTTFSVVSGDCTLCGRCIDVCHQDALSYENRLKKLL, from the coding sequence ATGAACAAATATAACGAGCGTCAAACAGTAGCAAACGCCGGTTTTTTCAGTACATTTATAAGCACGACAAGAGATGGAAAAAAACGCCCGAGTATAAGATTTTACCGTTATTTGAGTATGTTTTTAGTCCATCTCTTTTTTGTTTTGTCTTTCGTAGCCGACGTACAAGTCTTAGAAGGCGATATAACCGGATCTAGAATGATAGGATTTCACTTAGCAGATCCGTTTATCACTACAGAAGTTATACTCTCACGCAATGAATTTCCTATAAATTTGCTCATAGGCGCGATCACGATTTTATCATTTTACGTGATTTTTGCTGGACGTGCATTTTGTAGTTGGATCTGTCCGTATAATTTTTTTGCTGAGATAGCAGAAAGACTTAACGCAAAGTTAGTAAAAAGTAAAGTCATCAAACAAAGAGAATTTGATCCAAAAATCAGATATGTTTTTCTTTTGGCTTTTTGGGTTTTGAGTTTTGTTAGTGGATATTTGATATTTGAGATTTTCAACGTTGTTGGCATAGTTTCTAGATTTATCATATATGGCTATAGCGCGGCTATTTGGTGGGTTATTTTGATATTTTTAGGTGAAGTTTTCTTTAGTAGAAGGTTTTGGTGTAGATATGTCTGCCCAGTAGGAACGTTTTATTCTATCTTATCTAAATTTAGAGCTATAAAGATTAGTTGGAATAAAGAAAAATGCGATCACTGTGCTGTTTGTATGGACGTCTGTATAGTGCCTAAAGTTCTTGAGATGACTAAAGCAAAAAATAAAGATGCAAACGGCACTACATTTAGCGTCGTAAGCGGGGATTGTACGCTTTGTGGAAGATGTATAGATGTATGTCACCAAGATGCGCTTAGCTATGAAAATAGACTAAAAAAATTATTATAA
- the nosZ gene encoding Sec-dependent nitrous-oxide reductase, whose translation MSSFLKTPLALSAGLCLSLTSMFGASELETIMKERNLSEKDVLAAAKTYQPSGRKDEFIVFSSGGQSGQVIVYGVPSMRIYKYIGVFTPEPWQGYGYDNESKAILKSGAIRGKEISWGDTHHPNFTEKNGEYAGDYLFINDKANPRMAVISLHDFETTQIVVNPIMKSEHGGSFVTPNTEYVIEASQYAAPLDNNYHPIEEYEAVYRGAITFWKFDYPKGKIDEKKSFSLELPPYMQDLSDAGKGESMGWGFTNSFNSEMYTGGIEKGLPPFEAGMSRNDTDYMHVYNWQILEKLVKDPKNYKIINDHKVIPISVAVANNALFLIPEPKSPHGVDVSPDGRYIIVGGKLDTHASVYDFRKIKNLIDKKDFAGKDPFGIPILDMKKALHGQVELGLGPLHNAFEEKDGIIYTSLYVDSQIVKWDYKNLKTLDRVNVHYNIGHLDTMEGKSAKPVGKYALALDKLSIDRFNPVGPLHPQNHQLIDITGPKMELIYDMPIPLGEPHDVISIAASKLKPAMTYKMGTNSRTGEQSVGMTLAGQERVERNGKNVTVYATLVRSHINPEHIEVNKGDNVTIYLTNLERAQDETHGFAVDLYNVHASIEPGKTASVSFVADMEGVFPYYCTEFCSALHLEMMGYLYVKDPNKKYESAKKAKLKELSPAELQAEYKKVIETNKATDDVIQSVVAFLKEKHFEKYPKVKQLVEDALEQYGKIAEVKAKADEAYKKGDINGAILWEYQVWQYMVKTADVGLRAKNNLTKALATPMSKVQARGEEAYLKGGCNGCHVIGQVSSGPDLTGVLLRHENAEQWVFDFIKNPASKYEEDYVKAMINYFNLRMPNQHMSDQEIKDIIEYLKWIDENAGLN comes from the coding sequence ATGAGTAGTTTTTTAAAAACGCCTCTAGCACTTAGTGCTGGCTTATGTTTGAGCTTAACTTCAATGTTTGGCGCAAGTGAGCTTGAAACTATCATGAAAGAGCGGAACTTGAGCGAAAAAGATGTTCTAGCAGCTGCTAAAACATATCAGCCAAGCGGTCGTAAAGATGAGTTCATCGTTTTTAGTTCCGGCGGACAAAGCGGACAGGTTATAGTTTATGGTGTCCCATCTATGAGGATTTACAAATATATCGGCGTATTTACTCCAGAGCCTTGGCAAGGTTATGGTTATGACAACGAGAGCAAAGCTATACTAAAAAGCGGAGCTATCAGAGGTAAAGAGATAAGCTGGGGAGATACTCACCACCCAAATTTCACTGAGAAAAACGGCGAATACGCTGGGGATTATCTATTTATAAACGATAAAGCCAACCCTAGAATGGCTGTTATTAGTTTGCACGACTTTGAGACAACTCAAATCGTAGTAAATCCTATCATGAAAAGTGAGCACGGCGGTAGCTTTGTTACTCCAAATACCGAGTATGTTATCGAAGCTAGTCAGTATGCAGCTCCTCTTGATAACAACTATCACCCGATAGAAGAGTATGAGGCTGTTTATAGAGGCGCTATAACATTTTGGAAATTTGATTATCCAAAAGGCAAGATAGATGAGAAAAAATCATTCTCACTTGAACTTCCTCCATATATGCAAGATCTAAGTGATGCAGGTAAGGGCGAGTCTATGGGTTGGGGCTTTACAAACAGCTTTAACTCAGAGATGTATACAGGCGGTATCGAAAAAGGACTTCCTCCGTTTGAAGCTGGTATGAGTAGAAATGATACTGACTATATGCACGTTTATAACTGGCAAATTTTAGAAAAACTTGTAAAAGATCCTAAAAATTACAAAATTATAAATGATCATAAAGTTATTCCTATAAGTGTTGCAGTTGCGAATAATGCTTTGTTTTTGATCCCTGAGCCAAAATCTCCACACGGTGTAGATGTAAGCCCAGATGGTAGATACATCATAGTCGGCGGTAAGCTAGATACTCACGCTAGTGTTTATGACTTCAGAAAAATCAAAAATTTGATTGACAAAAAAGACTTTGCAGGCAAAGATCCTTTTGGTATTCCTATTCTTGATATGAAAAAGGCTCTTCATGGACAAGTTGAACTAGGTCTTGGACCACTTCACAACGCTTTTGAAGAAAAAGACGGCATCATTTATACATCTTTGTATGTTGATAGCCAAATTGTGAAATGGGATTACAAAAATCTAAAAACATTAGATAGGGTAAATGTTCATTACAACATAGGTCACCTTGATACTATGGAAGGTAAATCAGCAAAACCTGTTGGTAAGTACGCTTTAGCGCTTGATAAGCTTTCAATTGATAGATTTAATCCAGTCGGTCCACTTCATCCGCAAAATCACCAACTTATCGATATAACAGGTCCTAAAATGGAGCTTATCTATGATATGCCTATCCCATTAGGTGAGCCTCACGACGTAATTTCTATAGCAGCTAGCAAATTAAAACCTGCTATGACATACAAAATGGGTACAAACTCAAGAACAGGCGAGCAATCAGTCGGTATGACTCTAGCTGGTCAAGAAAGAGTAGAAAGAAATGGTAAAAATGTAACCGTATATGCAACCTTAGTAAGGAGCCACATAAACCCAGAGCATATCGAGGTAAATAAAGGCGATAACGTTACTATCTACTTAACAAACCTAGAGCGTGCTCAAGATGAAACTCACGGTTTTGCAGTTGATCTATATAACGTTCATGCCTCTATCGAGCCAGGTAAAACAGCTAGTGTTAGCTTTGTAGCTGATATGGAAGGTGTTTTCCCTTATTATTGTACTGAGTTTTGTTCAGCTCTTCACCTTGAGATGATGGGTTATTTATATGTAAAAGATCCAAACAAAAAGTACGAGTCTGCTAAAAAAGCTAAACTAAAAGAGCTTAGCCCAGCAGAGCTTCAAGCAGAGTATAAAAAAGTCATCGAAACAAATAAAGCGACTGATGATGTTATCCAAAGTGTTGTTGCATTCTTAAAAGAAAAACACTTCGAGAAATATCCAAAAGTTAAACAACTTGTTGAAGATGCGCTTGAACAATACGGTAAAATAGCCGAAGTTAAAGCAAAAGCCGATGAGGCTTATAAAAAAGGCGATATAAATGGCGCGATACTTTGGGAATACCAAGTATGGCAATATATGGTAAAAACAGCTGACGTTGGTTTAAGAGCTAAAAATAACCTTACAAAAGCACTTGCAACACCTATGAGCAAAGTTCAAGCTCGTGGCGAAGAAGCGTATCTAAAAGGCGGATGTAATGGTTGTCATGTCATCGGTCAAGTAAGTTCTGGTCCGGATCTAACAGGTGTTTTACTAAGACACGAAAATGCTGAACAATGGGTATTTGATTTCATCAAAAATCCAGCTTCTAAGTATGAAGAAGATTACGTAAAAGCTATGATAAACTACTTTAATCTTAGAATGCCAAATCAACATATGAGCGATCAAGAGATCAAAGACATCATTGAATATCTAAAATGGATCGATGAGAATGCTGGTTTAAATTAA
- a CDS encoding ABC transporter permease has protein sequence MKNLLLIAKIDIKESFRSKWFLLYLFAFAGLIATFFVTGVVDSRVAGFSGLTRMLLLFIQICIIILPIFILVTTVRSISSDREAGALEYLLSFPLSLKEYYFGKALGRAFTVFLPILLALVLSLFIAIFKGATIPWDVFFYYTLLLLVLSFVFLSFGFLISSLIKSSELGLGFSFLFWLFLLAFLDLALIGLMMQSSVNENIIYIISLANPVQIFRIAAISLFDPNLAVIGPAAYFILDGFGRVSFLIYSVIYPIILGSICLICGYLWFCKKDLV, from the coding sequence ATGAAAAATCTACTTTTGATAGCAAAGATCGACATAAAAGAGTCGTTTCGTTCTAAATGGTTCTTGCTTTATTTATTTGCTTTTGCAGGGCTTATAGCCACGTTTTTTGTAACAGGGGTAGTAGATAGTAGGGTTGCTGGATTTAGTGGGCTTACTAGAATGCTTTTGCTTTTTATCCAAATTTGCATTATCATTTTACCTATATTTATACTTGTAACAACAGTTAGAAGCATAAGTTCTGATAGAGAAGCTGGTGCTCTTGAGTATCTGCTTAGTTTTCCTTTGTCACTAAAAGAGTATTATTTTGGTAAGGCTTTAGGTAGGGCTTTTACGGTATTTTTACCTATACTTTTGGCTTTGGTTTTATCGCTTTTTATAGCAATATTTAAAGGCGCTACTATCCCTTGGGATGTGTTTTTTTACTATACGCTATTGCTTTTGGTTTTGTCTTTCGTATTTTTATCGTTTGGTTTTTTGATATCAAGCCTTATAAAAAGTAGTGAGCTTGGTCTTGGATTCTCTTTTTTGTTTTGGTTATTTTTGTTGGCTTTTTTAGATCTTGCTCTTATAGGACTTATGATGCAAAGTTCTGTAAATGAAAATATCATATATATCATATCTTTAGCAAATCCTGTGCAAATTTTTAGGATAGCGGCGATTAGCTTGTTCGATCCAAATTTAGCCGTTATCGGACCGGCTGCGTATTTTATACTCGATGGTTTTGGAAGAGTCAGCTTTTTGATTTATTCTGTGATTTATCCTATAATACTCGGAAGTATTTGTTTGATTTGCGGATATTTATGGTTTTGTAAAAAGGATTTGGTATGA
- a CDS encoding c-type cytochrome produces MKKLAIFTICVLFFIGCSDEKNRPETKSVDQNQTSITIKKGDENASGINKWISYDMDGAKNIKFGIGDDSNETTKSIGALAMRRMPLQSINKALIRGQLSKNFITKCSACHDDYANGIIGPSLLTKSSEEIFDMIKAYKTKTKVNVLMADLVKPMSDKEINGLANEISEFNAQFRSKK; encoded by the coding sequence ATGAAAAAATTAGCTATATTTACGATCTGCGTACTATTTTTTATAGGTTGTTCTGATGAAAAAAATAGACCAGAAACAAAATCTGTAGATCAAAATCAGACTTCTATTACTATCAAAAAAGGCGATGAAAACGCTAGTGGTATAAACAAATGGATCAGTTATGATATGGACGGAGCTAAAAATATCAAATTTGGTATAGGTGATGATAGCAATGAGACTACGAAATCAATCGGAGCTTTAGCTATGAGGCGAATGCCTCTGCAAAGTATAAATAAAGCTCTCATTCGCGGTCAGCTTAGCAAAAACTTTATCACGAAATGCTCGGCTTGCCATGATGATTATGCAAATGGTATCATAGGACCGTCTTTGCTTACAAAAAGTAGTGAAGAGATCTTTGATATGATAAAAGCTTATAAAACAAAGACAAAAGTAAATGTTTTGATGGCTGATCTAGTAAAGCCTATGAGTGATAAAGAGATAAATGGTCTTGCTAATGAGATAAGTGAATTTAATGCACAATTTAGGAGTAAAAAATGA
- a CDS encoding nitrous oxide reductase family maturation protein NosD: MRKICFLVFAFSICLANPLQDAINSANDGDVIELGSGVYQGNIVITKPITIDGKDRKAIIRGDGDSDVIKIKSSNVKLLNLTIENSGWSHTTIDSGISCDSANGVEISNNSLKDTLFGINFKQCNASKITNNLVTSKPVDLGLRGDAIRLWYSHDNLVENNHIYKSRDMVVWYSSNNIIRKNYGEYGRYSLHFMYAGKNLVEENIFKYNSVGIFFMFSSGSLVRNNKVLSSTGAFGVGIGMKDTSDFVIENNILSYNARGLYLDQSPFQPETINKFTNNQILYNTVGVQFHATQHKSIFLDNDFVGNMEVAINDTPGSKIAKNEWSGNYFDDYAGFDRNKDGIGDIEYKSFAYLDSLWQYYPNLRFFYGSPSMSILNFIARLAPFSEPELLITDQNPKMEPHHE, from the coding sequence GTGAGAAAAATTTGCTTTTTAGTCTTTGCTTTTAGCATTTGCTTGGCAAATCCTTTACAAGATGCTATAAATAGCGCTAATGACGGAGACGTTATAGAGCTAGGAAGCGGGGTTTATCAAGGAAATATCGTTATCACAAAACCCATAACTATAGATGGCAAAGATAGAAAAGCGATCATAAGAGGAGATGGCGACTCAGATGTTATAAAGATAAAAAGCTCTAACGTCAAGCTTCTAAATTTAACAATTGAAAATAGCGGCTGGTCTCATACTACTATAGATTCTGGTATAAGCTGCGATTCTGCTAATGGTGTAGAGATATCAAATAACTCTTTAAAAGATACTCTTTTTGGTATAAATTTCAAACAATGTAACGCCTCAAAGATAACAAACAATCTAGTTACTTCAAAGCCTGTTGATCTAGGACTTAGAGGAGACGCCATAAGGCTTTGGTATAGCCATGATAATCTAGTAGAAAATAACCATATCTATAAAAGTAGAGATATGGTTGTATGGTATTCGAGCAATAATATCATAAGAAAAAATTACGGCGAATACGGCAGATACTCTTTGCATTTTATGTATGCGGGTAAAAATTTAGTGGAAGAAAATATATTTAAATATAACTCCGTTGGGATATTTTTTATGTTTTCTTCTGGATCTTTAGTCAGAAATAACAAAGTCTTAAGCTCTACTGGAGCATTTGGCGTAGGTATAGGTATGAAAGATACTAGTGATTTTGTGATTGAAAACAACATACTTTCATACAATGCAAGAGGTCTTTATCTAGATCAGTCACCATTTCAGCCAGAAACTATAAATAAATTTACAAATAATCAAATTTTATACAACACGGTTGGAGTGCAGTTTCATGCCACTCAGCATAAAAGCATATTTTTAGATAATGATTTTGTTGGCAATATGGAAGTAGCCATAAACGATACTCCAGGCTCAAAGATAGCTAAAAATGAGTGGAGCGGTAATTACTTTGATGATTACGCCGGATTTGATAGAAATAAAGACGGCATCGGAGATATAGAGTATAAAAGCTTTGCGTATTTGGATTCGCTTTGGCAGTATTATCCAAATTTAAGATTTTTTTATGGAAGTCCCTCAATGAGTATTTTAAATTTTATAGCAAGACTTGCTCCGTTTTCCGAGCCGGAGCTCTTGATCACGGATCAAAATCCAAAAATGGAGCCTCATCATGAATAG
- a CDS encoding ATP-binding cassette domain-containing protein — MIQISNITKKFGNQIVLNDINLTIKDSSKVLIMGQNGAGKSTLMKAILGELVCDKGSITIDGIDPVKDRKNALRFLSFVPQMPPPLRLKVSEICEYSISSTSSSLDDIKMYLRELEFDYDSECKKPFYKLSGGMKQKVLIAIALARHSKTIMFDEPTANLDPEARDKFLQILGSKFKDHTLIFISHRLSEVKGIVDRVIEMDLGNVIKDSKDAQ; from the coding sequence TTGATACAAATCAGCAATATAACAAAAAAATTTGGTAACCAAATAGTTCTAAATGATATAAACTTAACCATAAAAGACTCTAGTAAAGTGCTTATAATGGGTCAAAACGGAGCTGGAAAATCAACCCTTATGAAAGCGATACTAGGCGAACTAGTTTGTGATAAGGGAAGCATAACTATAGATGGTATAGATCCGGTAAAAGATAGGAAAAACGCTCTTAGATTTTTAAGCTTTGTACCGCAAATGCCACCTCCTCTTAGGCTAAAAGTATCTGAAATTTGCGAGTATAGTATAAGCTCGACTAGCTCAAGTCTAGATGATATAAAAATGTATTTAAGAGAGCTAGAGTTTGACTATGATAGCGAATGTAAGAAACCGTTTTATAAACTTTCAGGTGGTATGAAACAAAAAGTTTTGATAGCCATAGCGCTTGCAAGGCACTCAAAAACTATAATGTTTGATGAGCCAACGGCAAATCTAGATCCAGAAGCCAGAGATAAATTCTTGCAAATTTTAGGTTCTAAATTTAAAGATCATACGCTTATTTTCATATCTCATAGACTAAGTGAAGTAAAAGGTATAGTAGATAGAGTCATAGAAATGGATCTTGGAAATGTGATAAAAGACAGTAAGGACGCGCAATGA
- a CDS encoding YbgC/FadM family acyl-CoA thioesterase: MRIRIYYEDTDAGGIVYHSNYIKFCERARSEFCFTNGVKFSKDRHFVVTKIVANYIKPAVLGDTIDVKTKVNKIGKASMILDQEIFRVASLETQCFELLFTAQITVAFICHGRVGKIDDELASLFSSKL, from the coding sequence ATGCGTATAAGAATTTACTATGAAGATACCGATGCTGGTGGGATAGTTTATCATTCAAACTATATTAAATTTTGCGAACGTGCTAGGAGTGAGTTTTGTTTTACAAATGGTGTCAAATTTAGCAAAGATAGGCACTTTGTTGTTACGAAAATAGTTGCTAATTATATCAAACCCGCAGTTTTAGGGGACACGATAGATGTAAAAACCAAAGTAAATAAAATCGGCAAGGCAAGCATGATCTTAGATCAAGAAATTTTCAGAGTCGCTTCATTAGAAACTCAGTGTTTTGAGCTACTCTTCACAGCTCAGATAACAGTGGCTTTTATCTGTCATGGACGAGTAGGAAAGATAGATGATGAACTTGCTTCGCTATTTTCGTCTAAGCTGTAA
- a CDS encoding nitrous oxide reductase accessory protein NosL, whose protein sequence is MKKIIFFILCFGLALGANLKDSEFFKDVNSTCPIKFIDVFSHPDWISVLEYKNGEKVLFSSVKPMFHYFYVSSYKHISPLKKMYVTDFKTKNLIDASDAFYVFGSRIVSASGDDLIPFSSMEDAKEFMDKNSGHKILKFNEITKKLIDYLG, encoded by the coding sequence ATGAAAAAAATTATATTTTTTATATTATGTTTTGGTTTGGCTTTGGGTGCAAATTTAAAAGACAGCGAATTTTTTAAAGACGTAAATTCTACTTGTCCTATTAAATTTATAGATGTATTTTCTCATCCTGATTGGATATCTGTTTTGGAGTATAAAAATGGTGAGAAAGTTCTTTTTAGCTCAGTTAAACCTATGTTTCATTATTTTTATGTTAGCTCATATAAGCACATCTCACCGCTTAAAAAGATGTACGTTACGGACTTTAAAACAAAAAATTTAATAGATGCGAGTGATGCTTTTTATGTTTTTGGTAGTCGCATAGTAAGTGCTAGTGGAGATGATCTGATACCATTTTCAAGTATGGAAGATGCTAAAGAATTTATGGATAAAAACTCAGGACATAAGATACTGAAATTCAATGAGATAACAAAAAAATTGATCGATTATTTAGGCTAA
- a CDS encoding 4Fe-4S dicluster domain-containing protein: MNRREFATFSIVALSGAAITGVLVNKFHKPRLHLRPPGSAKHFESLCIKCGQCVQVCPYHSIDLLGVDDGISLATAYIDPSKRGCYLCDLFPCVLACPSGALDHNTTTIADVSMGVAVVRDFSKCYANLNKQVSSKDVEHLLARETFNEREEKAKQIISDNVGKACSLCIDECPVKGAIKFIEIDAKLVPKIEPSCVGCGVCEEVCFANVIEILPDKTYNEIYKENS, from the coding sequence ATGAATAGAAGGGAATTTGCCACTTTTAGTATAGTAGCTCTTAGCGGTGCAGCCATAACAGGAGTTTTGGTAAATAAATTTCATAAACCAAGACTTCATTTAAGACCGCCAGGTAGCGCAAAACACTTTGAGTCATTGTGTATAAAATGCGGGCAATGCGTCCAAGTATGTCCGTATCATAGTATAGATTTATTAGGCGTTGATGATGGTATAAGCTTAGCTACTGCTTATATAGATCCTAGTAAAAGAGGTTGCTATCTTTGCGATCTTTTCCCCTGTGTTCTAGCCTGTCCTAGTGGTGCTTTAGATCACAATACCACGACTATCGCAGACGTAAGTATGGGCGTTGCAGTCGTAAGAGACTTTAGTAAATGTTACGCAAATTTAAACAAGCAAGTTTCATCTAAAGATGTAGAGCATCTGCTTGCTAGAGAAACTTTCAATGAAAGAGAAGAAAAAGCAAAACAGATCATAAGTGATAATGTAGGCAAGGCTTGTTCTTTGTGTATCGATGAATGTCCGGTAAAAGGTGCTATAAAATTTATAGAAATAGACGCAAAACTAGTTCCAAAGATAGAACCGAGTTGCGTTGGCTGCGGAGTTTGCGAGGAAGTCTGCTTTGCTAATGTTATAGAAATACTTCCTGATAAAACTTATAACGAAATTTACAAGGAAAACTCATGA